Below is a genomic region from Rhododendron vialii isolate Sample 1 chromosome 5a, ASM3025357v1.
GTCCCCAAGTGGATACACAAAACCGGATACACGAAACCAGCTGGATTCcggatcatcatcatcaacctcCTTCATCAACCAGAGCACAAATGTTGTACACCCATCCTCATAGAAAGAACAGATAACTACCAGTGAGTCCCTTAGCAATTTTTGCTGTGGAATTTTCTTCGGTCATCAGTATATGGGAACAAGTTGAACTTTTTTGGCAGAGGTGTCACTCTAAAAACCTCTTCACCCATGTCAAATGAAGCAACTGCCGTGGAAAACACCATCATTGGTGTACATGCTGTTATCCGTAAAACAAAGTTCTACATCTTGGAAATTACCACAGATTGGGAGGAACCTCCAACAACCAGAACTCGACGTGTACACCTCAGCGCAATTAACCTCGTCATCCCCTACCTCGAAAGATACAAGTTTAATGACTTTGTAAGTTTTAGCTTTGCCATCAAAACCAAACCCTACCATGCAATAACTGACCGGCTTATATGGTGGGAAGTCGAACAACGATTTGGGGAGCATATTCACTTCCCTTGTTGCAGGATTCCATAGCACAATGCTAGGTTGTCTGAAAGGACGTCCCGTTCCTCTATCATGAGAATACCAGTATAAACAAAATATGCCATCACACAGACCAAAGACACTATCTGGTTTCGTCGTGCAACCAAAAGTTAGATCCACGGGTTGCTCACCAAACCAAAACTTGGGTAACACATGATAGCCGTCATGTCCCACTATGAGACCATCAGTATTTTCATTCCAACTGACCAGACTATTACTAGAATTACTATTGAGATGCACGGCAATGAAGCTAGGGTTTCTTGTGAGAGCGCACCATCTTTTGCAAACACACTTGAACCGCACGAGAGATTTCACAGGCAATCTCACGAGGATTTCAATAACCTGATCTTCAAGAAGACACCAACTATCCATTGCCATTGCCAAAAATCGATCCCTGCAGAACAAAAGCACCGAGATATTGATAAACACCAAAAAGAGCCTGCTGCCTTTTAAACAGTAGAGCATACACACAAACTTCAATACCCAGGATCCTATTGGCTGAGCGGAGAAAGTGAGAATCTAACCAAGCAGTTATCTCATCCATGAAAAGAGTTTTGATTATATATCCCACCCATTTTCAATCAACGAGAGAGAGTTCACCATAATTTTACGAGGGTGGACAAACTAATTTCATGAAATAACAGGCGTGAATGTGGGTATATAGAATACCGACAAGTGCATTAAGGTTTTAAGtcacaaacaaagaaaaaagacatAAAAATTCCATGATACTTCAAAGACAGAAATTAAAGgggtttttttagttttggggCTCGAATTTTATCGAGTAGAAGAGACGCGCTTAAAGGACCCT
It encodes:
- the LOC131325692 gene encoding putative F-box protein At3g10430 isoform X2; amino-acid sequence: MAMGSWSLPGDLVIEILVRLPVKSLVRFKCVCKRWCALTRNPSFIAVHLNSNSSNSLVSWNENTDGLIVGHDGYHVLPKFWFGEQPVDLTFGCTTKPDSVFGLCDGIFCLYWYSHDRGTGRPFRQPSIVLWNPATREVNMLPKSLFDFPPYKPVSYCMVGFGFDGKAKTYKVIKLVSFEVGDDEVNCAEVYTSSSGCWRFLPICGNFQDVELCFTDNSMYTNDGVFHGSCFI
- the LOC131325692 gene encoding putative F-box protein At3g16210 isoform X1, encoding MAMDSWCLLEDQVIEILVRLPVKSLVRFKCVCKRWCALTRNPSFIAVHLNSNSSNSLVSWNENTDGLIVGHDGYHVLPKFWFGEQPVDLTFGCTTKPDSVFGLCDGIFCLYWYSHDRGTGRPFRQPSIVLWNPATREVNMLPKSLFDFPPYKPVSYCMVGFGFDGKAKTYKVIKLVSFEVGDDEVNCAEVYTSSSGCWRFLPICGNFQDVELCFTDNSMYTNDGVFHGSCFI